A part of Flavobacteriaceae bacterium GSB9 genomic DNA contains:
- a CDS encoding CvpA family protein: MDIIDIVLGALILFGLVRGFMKGLFVEVASIIALVAGVYGAIHFSDFAAEFLQSKTEWSENTIKYSALAITFLIIVLAIALAGKALTKLADFAALGIINRVLGGVFGALKIALILSVVLNIFDKLNNSITFVEKENIDETVLYKPVKSLVPLIFPNILQQKHEDGTLVEKEA; this comes from the coding sequence ATGGACATAATTGATATTGTTTTAGGCGCTTTAATTTTATTTGGTTTAGTTCGGGGTTTTATGAAAGGACTTTTTGTTGAAGTCGCCTCTATAATCGCTCTCGTTGCCGGTGTATATGGTGCCATTCATTTTAGTGATTTTGCTGCTGAATTTTTACAATCGAAAACCGAATGGAGCGAAAACACCATTAAATATTCGGCTTTGGCAATCACTTTTTTAATTATTGTTTTAGCTATTGCTCTTGCTGGAAAAGCACTGACCAAATTGGCCGATTTTGCCGCATTAGGCATTATCAACCGCGTACTTGGTGGTGTTTTTGGTGCCTTGAAAATTGCTTTGATTTTAAGTGTAGTGTTAAATATTTTCGACAAACTAAATAACAGCATCACTTTTGTCGAAAAAGAAAATATCGATGAAACCGTACTCTATAAACCTGTAAAATCGTTGGTGCCACTTATTTTTCCAAACATTTTACAGCAAAAACACGAAGACGGTACATTAGTTGAAAAGGAAGCCTAA
- a CDS encoding efflux RND transporter periplasmic adaptor subunit, whose protein sequence is MKLSNLYSSAVLVLLAVIFTSCKQDKQTQQQQQALPLAVSAVPQKTVSAYTTYPTTIEGTINSEVRSKVSGYIQKVLVDEGEKVRKGQPLFKLETQSLSQDAEAAKARVNVAQVEVNKLKPLVEKNIISEVQLETAKANLAQAKSTYKSVVANIGYATVTSPVDGFVGAIPYREGSLVSATSVKPLTTVASIERVFAYFSMNETEYLDFLQQTGGKTLQEKIENFPKVALTLANGQPYEQKGTIKTVTGQIDPNTGTVSFRAVFDNPNMLLTNGNSGTVKIPKTYENALVVPQSATYEQQGQTYVYTVGEGNKATSTLISVKDKNDVLYILDSGVKAGDLIVVKGIGKLRNGTLIQPQKVAFDSVAKPIKSLFQ, encoded by the coding sequence ATGAAACTATCAAACTTATATAGTTCTGCGGTACTTGTTTTGCTTGCTGTAATATTTACAAGTTGTAAACAAGATAAACAGACACAACAACAGCAACAGGCATTGCCCTTAGCGGTATCGGCTGTTCCGCAGAAAACAGTATCGGCTTATACCACTTACCCAACTACTATTGAAGGCACGATAAACAGTGAAGTTCGTTCCAAAGTTTCGGGTTACATTCAAAAAGTACTGGTAGATGAAGGTGAGAAAGTGCGAAAAGGCCAGCCTTTATTCAAACTCGAAACACAATCGCTAAGTCAAGATGCAGAAGCGGCAAAAGCACGTGTTAATGTGGCTCAGGTTGAGGTCAATAAACTTAAACCCTTGGTTGAAAAAAATATTATCAGCGAAGTACAGTTAGAGACAGCCAAAGCCAATTTAGCACAGGCTAAAAGTACATACAAAAGTGTGGTTGCAAATATTGGTTATGCTACTGTAACGAGTCCGGTAGATGGTTTTGTTGGTGCTATTCCATACCGCGAAGGCTCGTTGGTGAGTGCTACAAGTGTAAAACCGTTAACTACTGTTGCAAGTATTGAGCGGGTGTTTGCTTATTTCTCGATGAACGAAACCGAATATTTAGATTTCCTTCAACAAACAGGAGGTAAAACACTACAGGAAAAAATTGAAAACTTCCCAAAGGTAGCATTGACTTTGGCCAACGGACAGCCCTATGAACAAAAAGGAACTATTAAAACCGTTACCGGACAAATTGATCCAAACACAGGAACGGTGAGTTTCAGAGCGGTTTTTGATAACCCCAATATGTTATTGACCAATGGGAATAGCGGAACGGTAAAAATTCCGAAAACCTACGAAAATGCATTGGTGGTGCCGCAATCGGCCACTTATGAGCAGCAAGGCCAAACCTATGTTTATACCGTTGGCGAGGGAAACAAAGCAACATCAACCTTAATATCCGTAAAAGATAAAAATGATGTGCTTTATATCTTAGATTCTGGTGTAAAAGCTGGCGATTTAATAGTAGTAAAGGGTATTGGAAAGTTAAGAAATGGAACACTAATTCAACCACAAAAAGTGGCCTTCGATAGTGTTGCTAAGCCTATAAAGTCGCTATTTCAATAA
- a CDS encoding SulP family inorganic anion transporter — MFKTIKKDLPASIVVFFVALPLCLGIALASGAPLFSGLIAGIIGGIVVGALSGSKVGVSGPAAGLAAIVLTAIGSLGGYQNFLVAVVLGGAIQLLFGVLKAGIIGYYFPSSVIKGMLTGIGIIIILKQIPHFFGYDAEPEGADSFFETSGENTFSAILNMVDNITLGSLLIGAIGLAILILWDRVLTKKAKIFQLIQGPLVAVVLGIIFYSITKSHDTLAISSSHLVSVPVPDDTASFLAQFSFPNFAVITNPDVWIVAFTIALVASLETLLCVEATDKLDPHKNVTPTNRELLAQGTGNIISGMIGGLPITQVIVRSSANIQSGGESKMSAIIHGFFLLISVILIPTLLNMIPLSVLAAILLVVGYKLAKPSLFKTMYKLGWKQWVPFIVTILGIVFIDLLYGIGLGLLVGIVVILLKSYQNSHFLHIEDKSNGKHKIKMTLAEEVTFFNKGAILKELDSLPKDTYLELNLLKTRYLDNDIIEILEDFLFKAKERNIDIKLVSKRGIEENPESFIKFFNERPKSSLSLS, encoded by the coding sequence ATGTTTAAAACTATTAAAAAAGACTTACCTGCGAGTATAGTCGTATTTTTCGTTGCCCTACCATTATGTTTAGGAATTGCTCTTGCCAGTGGCGCTCCTTTGTTTTCGGGTTTAATAGCTGGTATTATTGGAGGAATTGTTGTTGGAGCCTTAAGTGGGTCTAAAGTTGGTGTTAGTGGACCGGCCGCTGGATTGGCAGCCATTGTTTTAACGGCCATTGGGTCGTTAGGGGGCTATCAAAATTTTTTGGTCGCTGTTGTATTGGGTGGTGCCATTCAGTTGCTTTTTGGAGTGCTTAAAGCTGGTATTATAGGCTATTACTTTCCTTCTTCTGTAATTAAAGGAATGCTTACCGGTATTGGTATCATCATTATTTTAAAGCAAATACCTCATTTTTTTGGCTATGATGCAGAGCCAGAAGGTGCCGATAGCTTTTTTGAAACCTCTGGAGAAAACACCTTTTCTGCAATTTTGAATATGGTAGATAATATTACTTTGGGGTCACTTTTAATTGGAGCGATAGGTTTGGCCATTTTAATTTTATGGGATAGGGTGTTAACCAAAAAAGCAAAGATTTTTCAGCTCATTCAAGGGCCTTTGGTAGCTGTTGTTTTGGGTATTATATTTTATTCAATTACAAAATCCCACGATACTTTAGCCATTTCATCATCACACTTGGTTAGCGTGCCTGTACCAGATGATACAGCTTCGTTTTTAGCGCAGTTTAGTTTTCCCAATTTTGCTGTTATCACCAATCCAGATGTTTGGATAGTAGCATTTACAATTGCATTGGTTGCGAGTTTAGAAACATTATTATGTGTTGAAGCAACAGACAAACTAGATCCTCATAAAAATGTTACACCAACAAACCGAGAACTGTTGGCTCAAGGAACAGGTAATATTATCTCAGGAATGATTGGAGGCTTGCCAATAACACAGGTAATTGTTAGAAGTTCTGCCAATATCCAATCGGGTGGCGAATCTAAGATGTCGGCAATTATTCATGGTTTTTTCTTATTGATATCAGTGATTTTAATTCCGACCTTACTAAATATGATTCCATTATCGGTATTAGCCGCTATTTTATTGGTAGTAGGGTATAAATTAGCGAAACCATCACTGTTTAAAACCATGTATAAATTAGGGTGGAAACAATGGGTGCCCTTTATTGTAACGATTTTGGGTATCGTTTTTATAGACTTGTTGTACGGTATTGGTCTTGGGCTTTTGGTTGGCATCGTAGTAATCCTTTTAAAGAGTTACCAAAATTCCCATTTCCTTCATATTGAAGACAAAAGTAACGGTAAGCATAAAATTAAAATGACCCTTGCAGAAGAGGTGACATTCTTTAACAAAGGTGCTATTTTAAAGGAGTTGGATAGCTTGCCTAAAGACACTTATCTGGAGCTTAACCTTTTAAAAACAAGGTATTTGGACAATGATATTATAGAGATTCTTGAAGATTTTCTATTTAAGGCCAAAGAGCGAAATATTGATATCAAATTGGTGTCGAAAAGAGGTATTGAAGAAAACCCCGAAAGTTTTATCAAGTTCTTTAACGAAAGGCCAAAATCGAGTTTAAGTTTAAGCTAA
- a CDS encoding carbonic anhydrase: MDLKKVFDNNGAWIKSKLKTENDYFEELGKGQNPELLYIGCSDSRVTAEELMGAKPGEVFVHRNIANMVISIDLNVMSVVNYAVNHLKVNHIIVCGHYACGGVQAAMQSADLGILNPWLRNIRDVYRIHRAELNKIECEEKKYDRLVELNVQEQCVNLIKTAAVQKAYRDRGLKVHGWVFDVHTGKLIDLKIDFEKYLSDIMEIYHLD, from the coding sequence ATGGACTTAAAAAAAGTATTTGATAACAACGGGGCTTGGATAAAAAGTAAGCTGAAAACCGAGAACGATTACTTTGAAGAACTTGGTAAAGGTCAAAATCCTGAATTGCTCTACATTGGATGTAGTGATAGCCGTGTAACGGCCGAAGAGCTTATGGGAGCAAAGCCCGGTGAGGTTTTTGTGCATCGTAATATAGCCAATATGGTAATCAGTATAGATTTGAATGTTATGTCTGTGGTTAATTATGCTGTAAACCACCTTAAGGTTAACCATATTATCGTGTGTGGCCATTATGCCTGTGGTGGTGTACAAGCGGCTATGCAATCGGCCGATCTGGGGATTTTAAATCCGTGGCTACGTAATATTCGCGATGTTTATAGAATACATAGGGCTGAGCTCAATAAAATTGAATGTGAAGAAAAAAAATACGATAGGCTAGTTGAGTTAAATGTACAGGAGCAGTGTGTCAACCTTATAAAAACCGCAGCCGTACAAAAGGCTTATCGCGATAGAGGATTAAAAGTACACGGTTGGGTTTTTGATGTACATACAGGAAAACTTATCGATTTAAAAATTGATTTTGAGAAGTACCTAAGCGATATAATGGAAATTTATCATTTAGATTAA
- a CDS encoding SulP family inorganic anion transporter, with protein MKNLFSNIKGDAFGGITAGIVALPLALAFGVSSGLGPTAGLYGAIFISFFAALFGGTNTQISGPTAPMTAVSMVVIAGIIAANDGDVSKALPVILTVFLLAGLIQIGLGIMGLGKYIRYIPYPVVSGFMTAIGVIILLTQILPSLGYYPKEDMAFVNTFKPQAEEVILENILKEEAEEGILVLEDFKETIKRAEQTTEADILKESQTLAAKETSGALGAIKAFPRAVQNINWLELMLALGTIFIIYGFKRITKAVPSTLVALLVMSGVAVGFGLEYRPIEEIPSGLPMPNLEIFTNFKLSSVTPYVFTALTLALLGAIDSLLTSVVADNMTKTKHKPNKELVGQGIGNSIAAVFGGLPGAGATIRTVVNITSGGKTKLSGMIAGVLLFVILLGLGPVASKIPAAVLAGILITVGIGVMDYKGLKAIPSLPKDIKMGPLKLSSEVLIMLVVLFLSTFWNLVYAVGIGLIIASLMFMKKIGDLMAERSDVKPLKEETWKDELGFPKSLKEEVFIKHIKGPLFFGSTSDFQQLSEQIPDTASTVIIRLGRMQYMDQSGLYAMEDILQELNKKNIEVLFVGLLRQPKYMMERIDIIPDLIPREHIFESFKECMNWVKRNVKDEF; from the coding sequence ATGAAAAATCTATTCTCAAATATAAAAGGCGATGCCTTTGGGGGAATTACCGCAGGAATCGTTGCACTACCATTGGCACTTGCTTTTGGTGTGTCTTCTGGTTTAGGGCCAACTGCCGGGCTTTATGGTGCCATCTTCATTAGTTTTTTTGCGGCACTTTTTGGCGGCACCAACACTCAAATTTCAGGTCCAACTGCCCCTATGACAGCCGTAAGTATGGTGGTTATTGCAGGAATAATTGCAGCCAACGACGGCGATGTTTCAAAGGCCCTTCCCGTAATTTTAACGGTATTTTTATTAGCCGGATTGATTCAAATCGGATTAGGGATTATGGGCTTGGGTAAATACATTAGGTATATCCCTTATCCAGTGGTATCTGGTTTCATGACGGCCATAGGAGTTATCATTTTACTTACACAAATATTGCCATCTCTCGGTTACTATCCAAAGGAAGATATGGCCTTTGTAAATACGTTTAAGCCCCAAGCCGAAGAAGTTATTTTAGAGAATATCTTAAAAGAAGAAGCCGAAGAGGGCATATTGGTTTTAGAAGATTTTAAAGAAACCATTAAACGGGCAGAACAAACTACAGAAGCCGATATTTTAAAAGAATCGCAAACCTTGGCAGCTAAAGAGACCTCGGGGGCTTTAGGTGCTATAAAAGCATTTCCAAGGGCTGTACAAAATATCAATTGGCTAGAGTTGATGCTGGCTTTGGGAACCATTTTTATTATATATGGTTTTAAAAGAATCACAAAAGCTGTTCCAAGTACCTTAGTAGCCTTGCTGGTCATGTCTGGTGTAGCGGTGGGTTTTGGTCTAGAATATAGGCCCATTGAAGAAATACCCAGCGGATTGCCGATGCCTAATTTAGAAATCTTCACTAATTTCAAATTGAGCAGTGTAACCCCTTATGTGTTTACAGCTCTTACTTTGGCGCTTTTGGGCGCAATAGACTCTCTGCTCACGAGTGTGGTTGCCGATAACATGACCAAAACAAAGCACAAACCCAATAAAGAATTGGTGGGGCAAGGTATTGGTAACAGCATTGCAGCAGTTTTTGGTGGACTTCCTGGAGCAGGTGCCACAATTAGAACAGTGGTAAATATTACATCGGGAGGAAAAACGAAACTTTCAGGTATGATTGCCGGCGTTTTGTTGTTTGTTATTTTGTTGGGACTCGGCCCAGTGGCATCAAAAATACCAGCTGCTGTACTGGCAGGTATTTTAATAACGGTTGGTATTGGAGTAATGGACTATAAAGGGTTAAAAGCCATACCCAGCTTGCCAAAAGACATTAAAATGGGGCCTTTAAAATTAAGCTCCGAGGTACTCATAATGCTTGTGGTGCTATTTCTGTCAACATTTTGGAACTTAGTTTATGCCGTTGGTATTGGACTGATAATTGCTTCATTAATGTTTATGAAAAAAATTGGCGATTTAATGGCCGAGCGCAGTGATGTTAAACCCTTAAAAGAGGAAACTTGGAAAGACGAATTAGGTTTCCCCAAAAGCTTAAAGGAAGAAGTGTTTATTAAACACATAAAAGGCCCGTTGTTTTTTGGTTCAACTAGCGACTTCCAACAGTTGTCAGAGCAAATACCAGATACTGCCAGTACCGTTATAATTCGGCTTGGGCGTATGCAGTATATGGATCAATCGGGCTTGTATGCCATGGAAGACATACTACAAGAGTTAAATAAGAAAAACATTGAAGTGCTTTTTGTAGGCTTATTAAGGCAGCCAAAGTACATGATGGAACGCATTGATATCATCCCCGATTTAATTCCTAGGGAACATATATTTGAAAGCTTTAAGGAATGTATGAATTGGGTAAAAAGAAATGTGAAAGATGAATTTTAA
- a CDS encoding tetratricopeptide repeat protein has product MKHLIYFFLFFFGTMVFSQNQDLFNKANTLYNEGKYAEAIDNYKAILDSGTHSAGLYYNLANAHYRLNNIAPSIYYYEKALQLAPNDVDIKNNLAFAKNMTIDAIETVPQGGLAKLLNKVTNSLSFDGWAKTAVALVFCFVMLFLIYYFAYSTIRKRLTFIGSFVCLAFVFVTLAFAFHKYNLDKNDNPAIVFAQESKVKNTPNARGEEAFRLHEGTKVQVEETYNNWKKIKLADGKTGWVNEKDIKMLNYF; this is encoded by the coding sequence ATGAAGCATTTAATTTACTTTTTTTTGTTTTTCTTTGGAACCATGGTTTTTTCACAAAACCAAGACTTGTTCAATAAGGCAAATACATTGTATAATGAAGGTAAGTATGCTGAAGCCATAGATAATTACAAGGCTATTTTAGATAGCGGAACACACTCTGCCGGGTTATATTATAATTTGGCCAATGCGCACTACAGGCTCAATAATATAGCACCAAGTATTTATTATTACGAAAAAGCACTGCAACTTGCACCCAACGATGTTGATATTAAAAACAACTTGGCATTTGCCAAAAATATGACGATTGATGCCATAGAAACAGTGCCACAAGGAGGTTTGGCAAAATTATTAAACAAGGTTACTAATAGCCTGTCTTTTGATGGTTGGGCCAAAACGGCCGTGGCTTTGGTTTTTTGTTTCGTGATGTTGTTTTTAATATACTATTTTGCCTATTCTACTATTAGAAAGCGCTTGACTTTTATAGGGAGTTTTGTGTGTTTGGCTTTTGTTTTTGTAACCTTAGCTTTTGCATTCCATAAATATAATTTAGATAAAAATGATAACCCCGCTATTGTTTTTGCTCAAGAAAGCAAGGTGAAGAACACCCCTAATGCTAGGGGAGAGGAAGCTTTTAGGCTTCACGAAGGCACAAAGGTGCAAGTGGAAGAAACCTACAATAATTGGAAAAAAATAAAGCTGGCCGACGGTAAAACAGGCTGGGTAAACGAAAAGGACATTAAAATGTTAAATTACTTTTAG
- a CDS encoding transcriptional regulator, which yields MNQAEKRKCELVEKLGIFLEKKEQMAPVAARIFSYIILTGKQGTTFEDLVSNLCASKSTISTHLNHLQDLKKLSYFTKTGDRKKYFIINSDTMLQGISGMVEEWESEKELHLEIKSFKEEANKTLEEENKFELDFHDSFIDFLDGAITSINKLKETIINNKH from the coding sequence ATGAATCAAGCAGAAAAAAGAAAGTGCGAACTTGTTGAAAAACTGGGGATTTTCTTGGAGAAAAAAGAACAAATGGCACCTGTTGCCGCTCGAATTTTTTCTTACATCATCCTAACAGGAAAACAAGGGACTACCTTTGAGGATTTGGTGTCTAACCTTTGCGCCAGTAAAAGCACTATTTCAACGCACTTAAATCATTTACAGGATTTAAAAAAACTGAGCTATTTTACTAAAACAGGCGATAGAAAAAAGTATTTCATCATCAATAGCGATACGATGCTTCAGGGTATTAGTGGCATGGTAGAAGAGTGGGAAAGTGAAAAAGAACTTCATTTAGAAATAAAATCATTCAAAGAAGAAGCAAATAAAACCTTAGAAGAAGAAAATAAATTTGAACTCGATTTTCATGATAGTTTCATTGATTTCTTGGATGGGGCTATTACATCAATAAACAAATTGAAAGAAACTATAATAAATAATAAACACTAA
- a CDS encoding DUF2490 domain-containing protein produces the protein MKKKINLAALVLGLMLPFFSQAQDSTLGNWMIYFGNKKLNQKWNIHHEVQYRNYNAVGDLEQLLLRTGLGYTFNEGKSNVLLGYGYILSENYLGNTNDKVSVNEHRIFQQFISKQSIGSVKLNHRYRFEQRFVEEDFKLRFRYFLGVNIPFCKQIEEPRKFYFSAYNEIFLNTETSIFDRNRVYGGIGFRVNSNLRLEAGYMNQFFETSGRDQLNLIAFVNF, from the coding sequence ATGAAAAAGAAAATAAATTTGGCGGCATTAGTCTTAGGGTTAATGCTGCCTTTTTTTAGTCAGGCCCAAGATAGTACTTTAGGGAATTGGATGATTTATTTTGGAAATAAAAAACTCAACCAAAAATGGAACATCCATCATGAAGTCCAGTATAGAAACTACAATGCGGTTGGCGATTTGGAGCAACTGCTGTTAAGAACAGGTTTGGGTTATACTTTTAATGAAGGTAAAAGCAATGTTTTGCTCGGATACGGCTATATTTTATCTGAAAATTATTTGGGAAATACAAACGATAAAGTTTCGGTAAATGAGCATAGAATATTTCAGCAATTCATTTCAAAACAAAGCATAGGAAGTGTTAAACTTAATCACCGATACCGATTCGAACAGCGTTTCGTGGAAGAGGATTTTAAATTGCGTTTTCGTTATTTCTTAGGGGTCAACATTCCATTTTGTAAGCAGATAGAAGAGCCGAGGAAATTTTATTTCTCTGCGTATAACGAGATTTTCTTAAACACGGAAACTTCAATTTTTGACCGAAACAGGGTTTATGGCGGTATTGGCTTTAGAGTGAATTCTAATCTCAGGTTAGAGGCTGGTTACATGAACCAGTTTTTCGAAACGTCGGGCAGAGACCAGCTTAATCTCATAGCTTTTGTAAACTTCTAA
- a CDS encoding universal stress protein, producing MEKQYSIVVLSDLKDATENILKSSISLAKTFGADIKFFHVKKATDVVDRDSQLSTFRTINEQHSLTKKSIDNLIQSVSKAYNIAIDYSYAFGNVKNEIKDYLTKQNPDIVVLGKRKTKFGIPVDSTINFVLKNFKGRVMVVGDQNTLEPGELYSLGFLNNGDIGNMDAFVSQLAEHSQKPFKAFRFTDQTNQGENDESILDNNAVEFIFERNSNTISNLSKYVLKSKINLLYLDRRNNNRAGLKSSDIKDIMGKVDVSVLLSEEPNL from the coding sequence ATGGAAAAGCAGTATAGTATTGTGGTACTTTCAGATTTGAAAGATGCAACAGAAAACATTCTTAAAAGCAGTATTAGCTTGGCTAAAACCTTTGGGGCCGATATAAAGTTTTTCCATGTTAAAAAAGCGACAGATGTGGTAGATCGTGATAGTCAACTGTCTACATTCAGAACCATCAATGAGCAGCATAGCTTAACCAAGAAGAGTATAGATAATTTAATACAGTCTGTATCAAAAGCCTATAATATCGCGATCGATTACAGCTATGCCTTCGGAAATGTGAAAAACGAAATAAAGGATTATCTTACCAAACAAAATCCGGATATTGTTGTTCTTGGAAAGCGAAAAACAAAGTTTGGTATACCTGTAGATAGCACAATAAATTTTGTTTTAAAAAATTTTAAAGGCCGTGTAATGGTAGTTGGTGACCAAAATACATTAGAGCCTGGAGAATTATATTCTCTGGGGTTTTTAAATAATGGTGATATAGGCAACATGGACGCCTTTGTAAGCCAATTGGCCGAGCACTCGCAAAAACCGTTTAAAGCCTTTAGATTTACAGACCAAACCAACCAAGGAGAAAACGATGAATCCATTTTAGATAATAATGCTGTAGAATTTATTTTTGAGCGTAATAGCAATACAATAAGTAATTTGTCTAAATACGTATTGAAAAGTAAAATTAACTTACTCTATTTAGATAGGAGAAATAATAACAGAGCAGGTTTAAAGAGTTCAGATATAAAAGATATTATGGGAAAGGTTGACGTTTCAGTGCTCTTATCTGAAGAACCAAACCTTTAA
- a CDS encoding carbonic anhydrase family protein, with protein MKAHTKETQATMTPQKSIQFLKEGNVRFQNNLKANRNLLEQVNDTSDGQFPFATILSCIDSRVSAELVFDQGLGDIFSVRIAGNFVNEDILGSMEFACKLAGTKVIVVLGHTSCGAVKGACDDAKLGNLTAMLGKIKPAVSAVTEPADASQRNSSNIDFVNNVAEKNVHLTIDNIRKQSPVLKDMEDAKEIAIVGAMYDVNTGAVTFFE; from the coding sequence ATGAAAGCACACACCAAAGAAACACAGGCGACAATGACGCCACAGAAATCTATACAGTTTTTAAAGGAAGGGAACGTAAGATTTCAAAACAATTTAAAGGCCAACAGGAATTTGTTGGAACAAGTTAATGATACCAGCGATGGGCAATTCCCGTTTGCAACCATTTTGAGCTGTATAGATTCCAGGGTATCGGCCGAGTTGGTTTTCGATCAAGGTCTTGGCGATATTTTTAGTGTTAGGATAGCCGGTAACTTTGTAAACGAAGATATATTAGGGAGTATGGAATTTGCCTGTAAGCTGGCAGGAACCAAGGTTATTGTAGTTTTAGGACATACCAGCTGTGGTGCTGTAAAAGGTGCTTGCGACGATGCTAAACTAGGTAACTTAACGGCCATGCTAGGAAAAATAAAGCCAGCCGTTAGTGCTGTAACCGAACCAGCCGATGCAAGTCAAAGAAATTCATCAAATATTGATTTTGTTAATAACGTCGCAGAGAAAAACGTTCACTTAACTATAGACAACATTAGAAAGCAAAGCCCAGTTTTAAAAGACATGGAAGATGCTAAAGAAATCGCTATCGTAGGTGCTATGTACGATGTAAACACAGGAGCGGTTACTTTTTTCGAGTAA
- the pheS gene encoding phenylalanine--tRNA ligase subunit alpha encodes MIDKIKELIDEAEAFKAQSKEEVEAFRIKYLGSKGLLKQYFAEFKNVANDQKKEFGQTINKLKKTAEDKVNTLKEELESKEEVKGVYGDLSRPGESIQIGARHPISIVKNQIIDIFSRIGFNVSEGPEIEDDWHNFTALNLPEYHPARDMQDTFFIQTNPDILLRTHTSSVQVRYMENNKPPIRTISPGRVYRNEAISARSHCFFHQVEGLYIDKDVSFADLKQTLQHFTTEMFGKSKIRLRPSYFPFTEPSAEVDVYWGLETEIDYRITKGTGWLEIMGCGMVDPNVLENCGIDSKEYSGFAFGMGIDRIAMLLHQIGDIRLLSENDTRFLEQFKSAL; translated from the coding sequence ATGATAGATAAGATTAAAGAACTCATTGACGAAGCCGAAGCATTCAAAGCCCAATCTAAAGAGGAAGTGGAAGCTTTCCGTATTAAATATTTAGGTTCAAAAGGCTTGTTAAAGCAATATTTTGCAGAATTTAAAAATGTGGCCAACGACCAAAAAAAAGAGTTTGGCCAAACAATTAATAAGCTTAAAAAAACGGCCGAAGATAAAGTCAATACCCTAAAGGAAGAACTCGAAAGTAAAGAAGAGGTTAAGGGTGTTTATGGCGATTTATCGCGTCCTGGTGAGTCTATCCAAATAGGTGCCCGTCACCCTATTTCAATCGTTAAAAATCAAATTATCGATATCTTTTCTAGAATTGGTTTTAACGTAAGTGAAGGCCCTGAAATTGAAGATGATTGGCATAACTTTACGGCACTAAATCTTCCTGAATACCACCCAGCACGCGACATGCAGGATACGTTTTTTATTCAAACCAATCCTGATATTTTATTGCGTACGCACACCAGTTCGGTGCAGGTGCGTTATATGGAAAACAACAAACCGCCCATCCGTACTATTTCACCAGGAAGGGTTTACAGGAATGAAGCCATTTCAGCGCGTTCTCACTGTTTTTTCCATCAGGTAGAAGGACTGTATATTGATAAAGATGTGAGCTTTGCTGATTTAAAACAAACACTCCAGCATTTTACCACCGAAATGTTCGGAAAGAGTAAAATACGTTTACGTCCTTCATATTTCCCATTTACAGAGCCTAGTGCCGAGGTTGATGTGTATTGGGGCTTAGAAACCGAAATTGATTATCGCATCACCAAAGGTACCGGCTGGTTGGAAATTATGGGCTGTGGTATGGTAGATCCTAATGTTTTGGAAAATTGTGGAATAGATTCTAAAGAATATTCTGGGTTTGCCTTCGGTATGGGAATCGATAGAATTGCTATGCTATTGCATCAAATTGGAGATATCCGATTGCTTAGTGAAAACGATACTAGATTTTTAGAGCAGTTTAAAAGTGCTTTGTAG